The following are encoded in a window of Caldicellulosiruptor danielii genomic DNA:
- the gyaR gene encoding glyoxylate reductase — MKILVTRRIMEPAIELLKKYGEVEVNPHDRPMTREELLSAIADKDAVLTQLVDKVDREFFDHAPNVKIVANYAVGYDNIDIEEATKRGVYVTNTPDVLTNATAELAWALLFAAARRIVEADKFMRGGHYKGWGPMLFLGKGITGKTLGVIGAGRIGQAFARMSKGFNMKILYYDFERKENFEKEMGAQYVALDELLKEADFISIHVPLTPQTRHLISERELSLMKPSAILINTARGPIVDEKALVKALKEKKIYAAGLDVYEREPEFEPELAELDNVVMLPHIGSATEESRLDMAMLAANNIIDFIEGRVPRTLVNKEVLNKKQ, encoded by the coding sequence ATGAAGATTTTAGTCACAAGAAGAATTATGGAACCCGCAATTGAGCTTTTGAAAAAATATGGTGAGGTTGAAGTAAACCCACACGACAGACCAATGACAAGAGAAGAACTACTGTCAGCGATAGCTGACAAGGACGCAGTTTTGACCCAACTTGTTGACAAAGTTGATAGAGAATTTTTCGACCATGCACCAAATGTTAAGATTGTTGCAAACTATGCAGTTGGATATGATAACATAGATATTGAAGAGGCAACAAAAAGAGGAGTTTATGTAACAAACACACCAGACGTTTTGACAAACGCAACAGCTGAACTTGCATGGGCGCTGTTGTTTGCTGCAGCAAGAAGAATAGTTGAAGCTGACAAGTTCATGAGAGGCGGACATTACAAAGGCTGGGGTCCAATGCTCTTTTTAGGTAAGGGGATAACAGGCAAGACACTTGGTGTAATTGGTGCAGGTAGGATTGGCCAAGCTTTTGCGAGGATGTCAAAAGGTTTTAACATGAAGATTTTGTACTATGATTTTGAGAGAAAAGAAAACTTTGAAAAGGAAATGGGCGCTCAGTATGTAGCATTAGATGAGCTTTTGAAAGAAGCAGATTTTATATCAATTCATGTGCCTCTCACACCACAAACAAGACATTTAATTTCTGAGAGAGAACTTTCCCTTATGAAACCATCGGCGATATTGATTAACACAGCACGCGGACCAATTGTAGATGAAAAGGCGCTTGTAAAGGCGCTGAAAGAAAAGAAGATTTATGCTGCAGGGCTTGATGTGTATGAAAGGGAACCTGAGTTTGAACCAGAACTGGCTGAGCTTGACAATGTTGTAATGCTTCCTCACATTGGCTCTGCAACAGAAGAGTCAAGGCTTGACATGGCAATGCTTGCGGCAAACAATATAATAGATTTCATTGAAGGAAGAGTTCCAAGAACACTTGTCAATAAGGAGGTTTTAAATAAGAAGCAATAG